One segment of Rubripirellula amarantea DNA contains the following:
- a CDS encoding sigma-70 family RNA polymerase sigma factor, protein MNHERFLSLFIRHERELAGLARVMVPSWDAADDVLQESSVVMWRKIDQLQADEEFLNWAKVIVRFEALKHRRKLSRDRLVLSDELVSLIASEDIEQPCEHVADRRSAVQECLSEFSFEHRQLLLSSYRYTGGAAELAEQTGVSANSVYKKLGRLRSKLRSCVDRRLSLGIKSV, encoded by the coding sequence GGTTTGGCGCGCGTGATGGTGCCGTCGTGGGACGCTGCTGATGACGTACTGCAGGAATCTAGCGTCGTGATGTGGCGGAAAATTGATCAACTGCAAGCTGATGAAGAATTTCTAAACTGGGCCAAGGTGATTGTCCGTTTCGAAGCTCTCAAGCACCGTCGCAAACTGAGCCGAGATCGGCTCGTGTTGAGTGACGAACTTGTGTCTTTGATCGCGAGCGAGGATATCGAACAGCCTTGCGAGCACGTTGCGGATCGTCGATCGGCTGTGCAAGAGTGTCTTAGCGAATTTTCATTCGAGCATCGACAACTGCTGCTATCGTCCTATCGCTACACCGGCGGTGCAGCGGAACTGGCGGAACAAACCGGTGTGAGTGCGAACAGTGTTTACAAGAAATTGGGCCGATTGCGTAGTAAGTTGCGCTCGTGCGTCGACCGGCGACTATCCCTGGGCATTAAATCGGTTTAG
- a CDS encoding LamG-like jellyroll fold domain-containing protein, with the protein MKQIENHQGRFDELLDQYLLGCLTAPDEAEFTELLGLHRELRDRFREATMVDAELRSLSGDSTIAVAKRGTNLRWLVIPALAAAVMVMVAGMWWTRMQPKVSPTNVVATLVVSFDDQFANEQMPIEGNFVAGDYHLIAGAVTMRFENGVEVSMQSPAKYTIVDAMHMRLDLGRARAIVPESGHGFVISTANMQVEDLGTEFGVVVDEADRSELHVFAGEVQLHQKGQPGELLTEDMAIAWDQDGRHALSRTASQGFATRTDIGYQQWLRHSNELRRDPDAVLYFDFEVEPDNDRVLKNRVSSTTSPTNGVIRGCYWASGRWPDKGALLLENAGDRVELDIPGSYDAVTMMAWIQVNRFDNALQTFFNTNDWQPGEHHWNLMRDGAFRVGVSEGYTITCNESPVPLGRWSHLAAVLDRKLGIATYFLNGNPVASEEWSGSDPIVFGPSTIGAFGSTLDDEADEIYYNRELRGRIDELSLFKRAMTEDEIRSSFTIGSMFE; encoded by the coding sequence ATGAAACAAATTGAAAACCATCAAGGTCGATTTGACGAATTATTAGACCAATACTTGCTCGGTTGCCTTACTGCGCCTGACGAAGCGGAGTTTACCGAGCTGTTGGGGTTGCATCGTGAACTACGAGATCGTTTTCGTGAAGCGACCATGGTCGATGCCGAGTTGCGTTCTCTTTCCGGTGATTCAACGATCGCGGTTGCGAAACGAGGAACCAACCTACGTTGGCTTGTAATCCCTGCTCTCGCCGCTGCGGTGATGGTCATGGTCGCGGGGATGTGGTGGACGAGAATGCAGCCAAAGGTCTCGCCAACTAATGTGGTCGCGACGTTGGTTGTTTCGTTCGATGATCAGTTTGCCAACGAACAAATGCCAATTGAAGGCAATTTTGTTGCTGGCGACTACCATCTTATTGCGGGCGCAGTCACGATGCGATTCGAAAACGGTGTCGAAGTTTCTATGCAATCTCCTGCGAAGTATACGATTGTTGATGCCATGCATATGCGGCTGGATCTCGGACGCGCTCGCGCGATTGTTCCTGAATCGGGCCACGGGTTTGTGATTTCCACCGCGAACATGCAGGTCGAAGATCTTGGCACCGAGTTCGGTGTCGTCGTGGACGAAGCCGATCGCAGTGAGCTTCACGTGTTCGCGGGTGAAGTCCAGTTGCATCAAAAGGGACAGCCCGGCGAATTGCTAACCGAAGACATGGCCATTGCTTGGGACCAGGACGGTCGTCACGCACTGAGTCGAACAGCAAGCCAGGGATTTGCTACGCGCACTGACATTGGGTATCAGCAGTGGTTGCGTCATAGCAATGAACTTCGTCGAGATCCGGACGCTGTCTTGTACTTTGATTTTGAAGTTGAGCCAGATAATGACCGGGTGCTGAAGAACCGGGTAAGCAGTACAACGTCACCGACTAATGGTGTGATTCGTGGTTGCTATTGGGCCTCGGGACGGTGGCCCGATAAGGGTGCGTTGCTATTGGAGAATGCTGGCGACCGCGTTGAGCTTGATATTCCTGGTAGCTACGACGCCGTCACGATGATGGCTTGGATTCAGGTCAATCGTTTCGACAATGCTCTGCAAACGTTTTTCAATACGAACGATTGGCAGCCCGGCGAGCATCATTGGAATCTTATGCGCGATGGAGCTTTCCGCGTAGGCGTAAGCGAGGGGTACACGATTACATGCAACGAATCGCCGGTTCCGCTAGGCCGTTGGAGTCACCTCGCTGCGGTACTCGATCGCAAGCTCGGAATCGCCACTTACTTTTTGAACGGGAATCCTGTTGCCAGTGAAGAGTGGTCGGGAAGCGACCCCATTGTGTTTGGTCCTAGTACGATCGGAGCATTCGGCAGCACACTGGACGACGAAGCAGATGAGATTTACTACAACCGAGAATTGCGAGGACGAATCGACGAACTGTCGTTATTCAAACGTGCCATGACCGAGGACGAAATTCGAAGCTCGTTTACGATTGGAAGCATGTTCGAATAG
- a CDS encoding endo-1,4-beta-xylanase, with the protein MNRSLLDAFSTTCIACVLIACVVIAGVSTATAQSDYVGRGSDADWRVAAQKRIDRHRKADLKITVQQEDGTKVRNAKVTAKLQRHAFNFGTAVDPRFFLPTEKSYDARYEKTLKRAFHAAVFENHMKWRAWAGGFGPHFSQTVTLNGLDWLNNNEFDVRGHAMIWPRYNSVPDDVRALLDIPHPTDSERQQLYDATFAQINDIGLATKGKVSAWDVINEPRTSFDIEDKLIGFTAPGQPAIASRTDLRKRWLNAAQTAAPDAMLVINDYAILPGGDNPTKPRMDNFTILRELVSAGAPVHAIGFQSHFKDLEFRPNGSRDVTGIPHVINLLDSYQREFGLPIQITEFDIQSDDADLKADYTRDFLMATFSHPSVDSLTFWGFWEGKMSSPEGALFDNDFNITPNGQAYLDLVQREWRTEAVGGTNSDGIFVTRGFKGEYLVTVEHGGQTQQVTGSLGDGELELVVTMAATAASQK; encoded by the coding sequence ATGAATCGCTCACTTCTTGATGCTTTCTCCACCACATGCATTGCATGCGTGCTAATTGCCTGCGTTGTGATTGCGGGGGTGTCAACTGCGACGGCTCAGAGCGACTATGTTGGTCGCGGTTCCGATGCCGACTGGCGAGTTGCAGCTCAGAAACGCATTGACCGACATCGCAAGGCCGACTTGAAGATCACCGTCCAGCAAGAAGACGGAACGAAGGTCCGGAACGCAAAAGTCACAGCAAAGTTGCAGCGTCACGCATTCAACTTCGGAACCGCCGTCGATCCCCGATTCTTCCTTCCGACAGAGAAGTCGTACGACGCCCGATACGAAAAGACACTCAAGCGTGCGTTTCATGCGGCAGTGTTTGAAAACCACATGAAATGGCGAGCTTGGGCAGGAGGATTTGGCCCCCATTTTTCACAAACCGTCACGCTAAACGGTTTGGACTGGCTCAACAACAATGAATTTGATGTTCGTGGTCATGCGATGATTTGGCCGAGATACAACAGCGTTCCCGATGATGTCCGCGCATTACTCGACATCCCCCACCCAACTGACTCGGAACGACAACAACTCTACGACGCGACGTTCGCGCAAATCAATGACATTGGTCTAGCAACGAAAGGAAAAGTATCCGCATGGGACGTTATCAATGAACCGCGAACGAGCTTCGACATCGAGGACAAGCTGATCGGATTTACCGCGCCGGGCCAACCTGCTATTGCTAGTCGAACGGACCTGCGAAAACGCTGGCTTAATGCCGCTCAAACGGCTGCGCCTGATGCGATGCTAGTGATCAACGACTACGCGATCTTACCCGGCGGCGACAATCCAACAAAGCCACGCATGGATAACTTTACGATTCTGAGGGAACTTGTTTCCGCTGGAGCTCCGGTGCATGCAATCGGATTCCAATCTCATTTTAAAGACCTTGAATTCCGTCCGAACGGGAGTCGCGATGTCACTGGCATTCCTCACGTCATCAATTTGCTCGATTCCTACCAGCGCGAATTTGGCCTTCCGATTCAAATCACCGAGTTCGACATTCAAAGCGATGATGCGGATTTGAAGGCGGACTACACAAGAGATTTCTTGATGGCAACCTTTTCGCATCCATCCGTCGACTCGTTAACGTTCTGGGGCTTTTGGGAAGGTAAAATGTCGAGCCCAGAAGGAGCACTGTTTGACAACGATTTCAACATCACACCAAACGGCCAAGCGTATCTGGACTTGGTTCAGCGCGAGTGGCGGACCGAAGCAGTGGGAGGAACGAATTCCGATGGGATTTTTGTGACACGAGGATTCAAGGGTGAATACCTTGTCACCGTTGAACATGGTGGCCAAACGCAACAAGTTACCGGATCGCTTGGCGACGGAGAACTCGAATTAGTCGTCACTATGGCCGCAACGGCAGCATCCCAAAAATGA
- a CDS encoding glycoside hydrolase family 2 protein, whose product MRSLGLTFLFCLLCGHSLAEEVFDTWRYTLRRPAKGWQSDGFDDANWMTGQGGFGTRDTPGSRVGTIWATNMIWLRKSFRVDDLPSNPALLIHHDEDAEVFINGKSVAKLSGFATDYAVIPIPAGKRSVIKKGSNLMAVRCGQTGGGQFIDVHFVDADKVRQLPPPKRNTKPFKSRLITKWGEAVSADNAWLEYPRPMMRREPWVNLNGTWDYAITDAKEREIPVQWDGEILVPFCLESTLGGVHRLLDGSETLWYHRTFATDYNEDHRLILNFEAVDYRCEVFVNGTTVGSHQGGNTPFSIDITDAAKDGENDLVVRVEDKTDGYQLRGKQTLNARGIWYTQVSGIWQTVWLETVPQSHITDLKIKTDARAGEISIAPEIQGRAGVAAVRVVVKDNGEPVASLEGNANELAIKPANAKLWSPSKPHLYELEVSLLDSAGRTLDRVESYAGIRTVGKVKDKDGQWRFTLNGNPIFHWGPLDQGWWPDGLLTPPSDQAMLSDIQWLKDAGFNMIRKHIKVEPRRYYYHCDRIGMMVWQDQVSGGIGRRQGWPEWTRLKPDPVDAQWPAEQHKQFMFELESMITSLENHPSIVCWVPFNEAWGQHQTMKVGEWTSQRDPSRLVNVASGGNFWPVGDIVDEHRYPHPGFPFDLNTHDRFDNYIKVIGEFGGHGFPVEGHLWDAKRRNWGYGDIPKTKDEYKQRYVKSIDMLNDLRAQGIAAGVYTQTTDVEGEINGLMTYDRKEIKIPAAELAEIHQSLFQPITIEKAD is encoded by the coding sequence ATGCGATCCCTAGGACTGACGTTTCTGTTTTGCCTTTTGTGCGGTCATTCTTTGGCTGAGGAGGTCTTTGATACTTGGCGTTATACACTCCGTCGGCCGGCGAAGGGTTGGCAGAGCGATGGATTTGATGACGCGAACTGGATGACTGGCCAAGGTGGATTTGGAACTCGTGACACGCCAGGATCGCGAGTGGGAACCATTTGGGCGACCAATATGATTTGGCTTCGTAAGTCATTTCGTGTTGACGACCTGCCTAGCAATCCTGCTCTTTTGATTCACCACGACGAAGATGCGGAAGTGTTTATCAACGGCAAGTCGGTGGCGAAGCTAAGCGGGTTTGCGACGGACTACGCCGTGATTCCAATCCCAGCGGGCAAGCGGTCTGTTATTAAGAAGGGCAGCAACTTGATGGCGGTGCGTTGTGGTCAAACCGGTGGCGGACAATTTATCGATGTGCATTTTGTTGATGCGGACAAGGTTCGGCAGTTGCCGCCACCGAAACGCAATACGAAACCGTTCAAGTCAAGGTTAATTACGAAGTGGGGCGAAGCCGTGTCGGCTGATAACGCGTGGCTTGAGTATCCGCGGCCGATGATGCGACGCGAACCATGGGTAAATTTGAATGGCACGTGGGACTACGCAATCACCGATGCAAAAGAGCGTGAAATTCCAGTGCAGTGGGACGGCGAAATTCTCGTTCCTTTCTGCTTAGAGTCCACGCTTGGCGGAGTACATCGTTTGCTCGATGGATCCGAGACGCTTTGGTACCACCGGACGTTCGCAACCGATTACAACGAAGACCACCGGCTCATTTTAAACTTCGAAGCGGTCGACTATCGTTGTGAAGTGTTTGTCAATGGAACGACGGTCGGTAGCCACCAAGGTGGAAACACTCCCTTTTCGATCGACATCACTGATGCGGCAAAGGATGGTGAGAACGATCTCGTCGTGCGTGTCGAAGACAAAACGGACGGCTACCAACTGCGGGGCAAGCAAACTCTGAATGCTCGCGGAATTTGGTACACGCAGGTGTCGGGGATCTGGCAAACCGTTTGGCTCGAAACGGTCCCTCAAAGTCACATTACAGATTTGAAGATCAAGACTGATGCCAGGGCGGGTGAGATCTCGATCGCTCCCGAAATCCAAGGACGCGCAGGAGTGGCAGCGGTACGAGTGGTAGTGAAAGACAATGGCGAACCAGTCGCGTCATTGGAAGGCAACGCTAACGAATTAGCAATCAAGCCAGCCAATGCGAAGCTCTGGTCCCCGTCAAAGCCGCATCTGTACGAACTTGAAGTTTCACTTTTAGATTCGGCGGGGCGAACGCTTGATCGCGTCGAATCTTACGCGGGTATTCGTACAGTCGGCAAGGTAAAGGACAAAGATGGGCAGTGGCGTTTCACGCTTAACGGCAATCCGATTTTCCATTGGGGACCGTTGGACCAAGGTTGGTGGCCGGATGGTTTGCTGACTCCACCGTCCGATCAAGCAATGTTGTCTGACATTCAGTGGCTCAAAGATGCGGGGTTCAACATGATTCGCAAACACATCAAAGTTGAACCGCGGCGATACTATTACCATTGTGACCGAATCGGAATGATGGTTTGGCAAGATCAAGTCAGCGGCGGCATCGGACGCAGGCAAGGGTGGCCGGAATGGACGCGGCTCAAACCTGATCCCGTAGATGCTCAATGGCCTGCTGAGCAACACAAGCAATTCATGTTTGAGCTGGAAAGCATGATCACGTCGCTAGAAAACCATCCTTCCATCGTTTGCTGGGTCCCGTTCAACGAAGCTTGGGGACAGCACCAGACAATGAAAGTAGGTGAGTGGACTTCGCAACGCGATCCTAGTCGATTAGTGAACGTTGCCAGTGGCGGGAACTTCTGGCCCGTCGGTGATATCGTTGACGAACACCGCTATCCCCATCCTGGTTTTCCGTTTGATTTAAACACCCATGACCGCTTTGATAACTACATCAAGGTGATCGGCGAGTTTGGCGGACACGGTTTTCCGGTGGAAGGACATCTGTGGGACGCCAAGCGTCGCAATTGGGGTTACGGCGACATTCCCAAGACGAAAGACGAATACAAGCAACGATACGTCAAGTCGATCGACATGCTTAACGATCTTCGAGCCCAAGGCATCGCGGCTGGTGTCTACACTCAGACCACCGACGTCGAAGGCGAAATCAACGGTTTGATGACTTACGATCGTAAGGAGATCAAGATTCCTGCGGCTGAGTTAGCAGAGATTCACCAATCATTGTTTCAGCCCATCACAATCGAGAAGGCTGATTAG
- a CDS encoding GNAT family N-acetyltransferase, with amino-acid sequence MEIETNSMGQPIDAIVAGWTEPPWPSRDPMQGRFCRLEALVPPLHADELFDSYQLDQHGLNWTYLPYGPFDSRDAFREWLEQNGTANDPLFFVIRNLSTGDVVGLASYLRITPASGSIEVGHVNFSPKLQRTPAATEAMYLMMERAFTIGYRRYEWKCHAMNAPSRAAAKRLGFTYEGVFRQHTVMKGRNRDSAWYAAIDGEWPDIQRAFLTWLSPENFDDAGQQRIRLSTLTAPIVQKAGSVR; translated from the coding sequence ATGGAGATTGAAACGAATTCCATGGGGCAACCCATTGATGCAATTGTGGCTGGTTGGACTGAGCCGCCATGGCCAAGTCGAGACCCGATGCAAGGTCGGTTCTGTCGTTTGGAAGCGCTTGTTCCTCCGTTGCACGCCGATGAGCTATTCGACTCTTATCAATTAGATCAGCATGGGCTCAACTGGACCTACTTGCCGTACGGGCCCTTTGATAGTCGAGATGCATTTCGAGAGTGGCTAGAACAAAACGGGACGGCGAACGATCCCCTATTCTTCGTGATCCGCAATCTTTCGACCGGCGATGTGGTGGGGCTGGCCAGTTACCTTCGTATCACGCCTGCTAGTGGTTCGATCGAGGTTGGGCATGTGAACTTTTCACCCAAGCTGCAGCGAACGCCTGCGGCCACCGAAGCCATGTACTTAATGATGGAACGCGCCTTCACGATTGGATACCGTCGGTATGAGTGGAAGTGTCATGCGATGAACGCACCGTCACGGGCCGCCGCCAAGCGACTCGGGTTCACCTACGAAGGCGTTTTTCGTCAGCACACCGTCATGAAAGGACGCAATCGCGATTCAGCGTGGTACGCAGCGATTGATGGCGAGTGGCCGGACATTCAGCGTGCCTTTTTGACATGGCTTTCGCCCGAAAACTTCGACGATGCAGGCCAGCAGAGAATACGATTGTCGACGTTAACGGCACCAATCGTTCAAAAGGCTGGTTCGGTGCGCTGA
- a CDS encoding exo-alpha-sialidase, translating into MSIEKVMRTLAVLLWGSLAAISIGSDSTSESGYVWKNVTIRGGGFVTGIITSPAEEGVMYARTDVGGAYRWNASDESWIPITDMFGVDDWHLTGIESLAVDPSNASRVYLAAGIYNNSYVPNGEILRSDDRGHTWDRTRMPFGMGGNEAGRGNGERLAVDPADGNVLFFGSRDAGLWKSIDAAKTWNKVDSFPSMAESDDAGVVAWGTTTQAVGIINVTFVPTKGEDETSTQTIYAAVSSLKPGWFRSDDGGETWSLVEGQPSGSRVATAALSSDRKLYVTYSNKPSPIGSDGGSVWRHDIDQGTWQEITPLVPGPENGDFGYGGISVSRANPSTVITTTLDRWGRDEVFFSQDAGETWISTSEKAVRDPSECPWLANDQGHMEIGHWMSDIEIDPFDDNKVCYVTGAGIIGSSNLTDAARNQATYWKPQVKGLEETVPLALLSPAEGADLISAVGDIGGFKHDSVDDLVSRSHRNPRFSNTTSLATAVSDPKLVVRAGHRNWGDNESATIAYSLDGGQSWQPAPSLPEPDVNQGHVAVSADGQVWVWSPEGGEGTVWRTADRGQNWTSASGLNGRLRPHADPVDSDVFYATDNSKGFVYVSVDKGKSFTRSASELPEATYWSTMVPVAGRRGYLIMGTKEGVFASTDAGASFDKVGELTEVVSLGQGKSASEGELPALFGVGKLDGVQGFYRSSDGGKSWIRINDDRHQFGEIRVVAGDPKRFGRVYIGTGGRGIIYGDIDAN; encoded by the coding sequence ATGAGTATAGAAAAAGTCATGCGAACATTAGCCGTCCTTCTATGGGGATCACTCGCCGCCATTTCGATAGGTTCTGACAGCACTTCCGAGTCAGGATACGTCTGGAAGAACGTGACGATTCGCGGTGGTGGGTTTGTGACGGGGATCATCACCAGTCCGGCTGAGGAGGGAGTGATGTACGCGAGGACGGATGTCGGCGGGGCTTACCGTTGGAATGCGAGCGACGAATCTTGGATTCCTATCACCGATATGTTTGGAGTCGACGATTGGCACTTAACCGGCATTGAAAGCCTCGCCGTCGATCCCTCCAATGCGTCTCGTGTGTATCTGGCAGCCGGCATCTACAACAACTCCTACGTTCCGAACGGAGAAATCCTGCGTTCGGATGATCGTGGGCACACGTGGGATCGAACGAGGATGCCATTTGGAATGGGTGGCAACGAAGCGGGACGCGGGAATGGGGAACGATTAGCGGTCGATCCAGCCGACGGTAACGTGTTGTTCTTTGGTTCACGCGACGCAGGGTTGTGGAAATCAATCGACGCAGCCAAAACGTGGAACAAAGTGGACTCGTTTCCAAGCATGGCCGAGTCAGATGACGCGGGCGTCGTAGCTTGGGGAACAACGACGCAAGCCGTTGGGATTATCAATGTGACGTTCGTTCCGACAAAGGGCGAGGACGAAACGTCAACGCAGACGATCTACGCGGCTGTGTCTAGTTTGAAGCCGGGTTGGTTTCGATCTGACGATGGCGGTGAAACGTGGTCGCTTGTGGAAGGTCAACCGAGTGGATCACGAGTTGCGACCGCAGCTTTATCAAGCGACCGTAAGTTGTACGTCACCTACAGCAACAAACCGTCGCCGATTGGCAGCGACGGTGGATCGGTGTGGCGACATGATATCGATCAAGGAACCTGGCAAGAAATCACTCCCCTGGTGCCTGGACCGGAAAACGGTGACTTCGGATACGGCGGCATCAGCGTTAGCCGCGCCAACCCCAGCACGGTCATCACGACCACGTTGGACCGATGGGGACGGGACGAAGTGTTCTTTTCGCAAGACGCGGGGGAGACTTGGATCAGCACAAGCGAGAAAGCAGTGCGAGATCCGTCGGAATGTCCTTGGTTAGCGAACGATCAGGGGCACATGGAAATTGGTCACTGGATGAGCGATATCGAAATCGACCCGTTCGATGACAACAAGGTTTGTTATGTCACGGGCGCTGGAATCATCGGTTCGTCCAACCTTACTGACGCGGCCCGAAACCAAGCGACATACTGGAAGCCACAGGTCAAAGGCCTTGAAGAGACGGTGCCGCTTGCGTTGTTAAGCCCCGCTGAAGGCGCCGATTTGATTTCCGCTGTCGGTGACATCGGCGGCTTCAAGCATGATTCCGTTGACGATCTTGTCAGCCGGTCTCATCGGAATCCCCGTTTCAGCAATACAACGTCGTTGGCCACAGCAGTGTCGGACCCGAAGCTTGTGGTGCGGGCTGGGCATCGCAATTGGGGTGACAACGAAAGTGCTACGATTGCCTATTCACTCGACGGTGGCCAAAGTTGGCAACCCGCCCCCAGTCTCCCCGAGCCTGATGTGAATCAGGGACACGTGGCCGTCAGCGCAGACGGACAGGTTTGGGTTTGGTCTCCCGAAGGCGGCGAAGGCACCGTTTGGCGCACTGCGGATCGTGGACAAAATTGGACCTCAGCAAGCGGACTCAATGGTCGGCTGCGGCCTCATGCTGACCCGGTGGATTCCGATGTGTTCTATGCCACGGACAACAGTAAGGGCTTCGTCTACGTTAGCGTTGACAAGGGAAAGTCGTTTACTCGCAGCGCGTCGGAACTACCCGAGGCGACCTATTGGAGCACGATGGTCCCTGTGGCTGGTCGTCGCGGCTATCTAATCATGGGAACTAAAGAAGGAGTGTTCGCGTCGACGGATGCCGGAGCAAGCTTTGATAAAGTTGGCGAACTCACCGAGGTCGTGTCATTGGGTCAGGGGAAGTCTGCGAGCGAAGGTGAGCTTCCCGCGTTGTTCGGCGTTGGCAAGCTGGACGGCGTTCAGGGTTTCTATCGATCCAGTGATGGGGGAAAGTCATGGATTCGTATCAATGACGATCGGCATCAATTCGGCGAGATTCGCGTCGTCGCCGGCGACCCTAAGCGGTTCGGACGCGTTTACATCGGAACGGGCGGTCGAGGAATCATCTACGGCGACATCGACGCGAATTGA
- a CDS encoding sulfatase family protein, with amino-acid sequence MNVLIIQTDEHNFRTLGCYRDTLDEDQALVWGKDAIVETPAIDSIASRGVICTSFYATSPVCTPSRASFFSGRFPHNTGSPQNDLPLNNDVVTFAEVLRREGYATGYAGKWHLDGPGKPQWAPERQFGFADNRFMFNRGHWKKFLIDVDGPKVASTNRKGEPSYDLKGADETTFSTDWLTNRAIEFIREHSDKPFCFHLSLPDPHGPNSVRHPYDSMYRDTAIRPPMTFAMSKENPKWATGKGKNATVKFNAAQMSLYFGMVKCIDDNVARLLATLDELDLTERSIVVFTSDHGDLCYEHGRLNKGNPYEGSAKIPMIIAAPGLIPSSSRVDQALGTVDFAPTLLTLLGKPVPAEVEGRDASRLLMEGDAKSWDDVTFLRAAQAKANWVAAVSDRFKLVVSVSDVPWLFDLQSDPDELVNAFGNPDHREVVEALSVALVEYGGQSNDPSLRAGPLKTKLEALLPN; translated from the coding sequence ATGAATGTGTTGATCATTCAGACGGACGAGCACAACTTTCGAACGCTCGGTTGCTATCGAGACACGCTTGATGAAGATCAAGCATTGGTTTGGGGCAAGGATGCGATCGTCGAAACACCGGCGATCGACTCGATTGCCAGTCGAGGTGTCATTTGCACATCGTTTTACGCGACGAGTCCCGTGTGTACTCCATCCCGAGCATCATTCTTTTCGGGGCGGTTCCCGCACAACACAGGCAGCCCGCAAAATGACCTGCCGCTCAACAACGATGTCGTTACGTTTGCAGAGGTGCTTCGGCGTGAAGGATATGCAACCGGGTACGCAGGTAAGTGGCATTTGGATGGTCCGGGAAAGCCTCAATGGGCTCCGGAGCGTCAGTTTGGCTTTGCTGACAACCGCTTCATGTTCAACCGTGGCCATTGGAAGAAGTTTTTGATTGATGTCGATGGTCCGAAGGTAGCATCGACCAATCGCAAGGGAGAGCCCAGCTACGATTTAAAGGGGGCCGATGAAACTACGTTCTCCACCGACTGGTTGACCAATCGAGCGATTGAGTTCATCCGCGAGCATTCAGACAAACCGTTCTGTTTTCATTTGAGTTTGCCTGATCCTCATGGTCCCAACTCAGTTCGCCATCCCTACGATTCGATGTATCGAGACACCGCCATTCGGCCGCCGATGACGTTTGCAATGTCAAAGGAGAATCCAAAGTGGGCAACAGGAAAGGGCAAGAACGCGACCGTGAAGTTCAATGCCGCGCAGATGTCGTTGTACTTTGGCATGGTGAAGTGCATCGACGACAATGTGGCGAGATTACTGGCAACGCTTGACGAGTTGGACCTGACCGAGCGATCCATCGTCGTTTTCACTTCGGACCATGGTGATCTCTGCTACGAGCACGGCAGGCTAAACAAAGGGAATCCTTATGAAGGGAGCGCGAAGATTCCGATGATCATTGCCGCACCTGGTTTGATTCCGTCCAGCTCGCGAGTTGACCAAGCTCTCGGTACTGTCGACTTTGCACCGACGTTATTGACGTTGCTCGGCAAGCCCGTTCCAGCTGAAGTGGAAGGTCGCGACGCATCCAGATTGCTAATGGAAGGGGACGCTAAATCGTGGGACGACGTGACGTTCTTGAGAGCCGCTCAAGCGAAAGCGAACTGGGTTGCGGCGGTGTCTGACCGATTCAAGCTTGTGGTATCCGTTAGCGATGTACCTTGGTTGTTCGATTTACAATCGGATCCTGACGAGCTTGTAAACGCGTTTGGAAATCCAGATCACCGAGAAGTCGTTGAGGCGTTGTCGGTCGCGTTGGTGGAGTACGGCGGTCAATCGAACGACCCAAGTTTGCGAGCGGGACCGCTTAAAACAAAGCTCGAAGCGTTGTTGCCAAACTAG